The genome window TACTATAGAGAAGAAAATGCTAATATTCATCGTGGTGTATACTTATTATCTCAGAAAGCAACAGAGAAATTTGAAAAAACTCGAATCAAAATTTCTAATTTTATAAAAGCACAATGTGCTAAAGCAATTATCTATACAAGCGGTACTACGGAGAGCATCAACTTAGTTGCACAGGCTTGGGGCAGGGCAAATGTTCATGAAGGAGACAATGTCGTACTTTCTCATTTTGAACACCACTCAAATATTGTTCCTTGGCAAATGCTTACAGCTGAGAAAAAAGCAACTTTGAGTTACATAGGTTTTGATTCTGACTACATGTATGATCTAAGCAATTTAGATTCAATTATCACTCCAAAAACCAAAATCGTTTCCATCTCTCAAATGTCCAATGTTACAGGAAGTATTCTTAACATTAAGCCTATTATCGAGAAAGCAAGAAGTGTTGGTGCACTTGTTTTTCTAGATGGAGCTCAAGGGGCTTGTCATATTCCAACCAATGTAAAAGAGTTGGATGTAGATTTCTATGCCTTTAGCGCACATAAGATGCTTGGTCCAACAGGGATCGGAGTTCTATATGGCAAAGAAGATATTCTTGAGGCTATGCCACCTTGGAAGGGTGGTGGTGATATGATAGAAAATGTTGAATTGCAGTATTCTACCTATGCGCATCTTCCAGCGAAACTAGAAGCGGGAACTCCGAATATTGCAGGTGTTATGGGACTTGCTTCGGCAATTGATTATCTCAATGATATTGGACTCGAAAATATTCACGAACATGAAATGAGTCTTATGGACTATGCCTTGGAGAAAATTCAAGAAATTCCTAATATAACTTTGTATATGCCAAAAGATCGCAAAAATCGAGGTGGTGTACTTTCCTTTAATATGGAAGGGATTCATCCGACAGATATAGGAACCATTCTTGATGAAGAAGGAATTGCAGTTCGAACTGGACATCATTGCTGTCAACCTTTTATGAAATTGAATGAAATTCCTGGAACATGTCGAGCAAGTTTCTATCTATACAATACACGAGAAGATGTGGATGCTTTCATTCAGGCTTTAAAGAAAGTTCACAAATTGTTTAGTAAATTTGTCAAAGCGTAGATTTGAATAAGCTAAAATTAATATTAAGTTTGCATCTGAATTTTATGAACGAATCATTGGAGTTTTTTTATGATCCATCTTGAAACAGAAAAAGATAAAGAAGTATTCGAGCAGATTCAATATGTTCAAGATCCTGAAATTGGAATTGCGATCACAGAATTGGGTCTAGTTTACGAAGTAAAAACGGAAAATGATAAAGCATTAGTTAAGATGACCTACACGAGTATGGCTTGTCCTGCTGGCGCTCAGATGAAGAGAGAAGTTGAAGAGGCGGCTCTTCGGGTGGAAGGTATTGATTCAGTTGAAGTTGAGATCGTATGGACTCCGAAATGGGATCCACGCGAAATGGCATCGGAAGATGCAAAGGATATGCTAGGAATTTTTTAGTTGGAATATAGATTGTATTTGTTTCCAACTAAAATGTCTACCTATAGAAAGCTATCTGTAAGTTCAGGAAAGTTATTCAATTGCATAATGATTGTTATGCTAATTTTAGCATGCAAATCATCTAATACTGCTTTTGCCCAGACAGGAAATGAATTCGCCATTGCAACCGATCACCCACTTGCATCACAGGCGGGTAAACAAATCTACAATGCAGGTGGAAATGTTATAGATGCATTTGTAGCTGCGTCTTTTGCTATTTCTGTCCTAAGACCGCAATCAACCAGTCTTGCTGGTGGAGGATTTGCCTTAATCCATTGGGAGAAATCCCAAGTTACTAAGGCTTTCGATTTTCGTGAAAGAGCTCCAATGCGAGCATCTAGAAAAATGTATTTGAATGCAGATAATTCGGTTAAGCCGCAAGCTTCCTTGTTTGGATTTGGAAGTGTCGCAGTACCTGGAAATGTTCGAGGGCTACTTGATATTCATGAAAAGTACGGACGACTTACTAGAGAGCAGGTTCTTACACCGTCGCTTAGGCTGGCAGAAGAAGGATTTACTGTCTATCCTGATCTAGCAGAAGCAATTGAGAAATCGCAAGAGCAGATGAGCGATGACATGAAATCTATTTTTTCAAATCAGGGGAGATTGCTGAAAGCAGGAGAAGTTTTGGTTCAAAAAGATCTTGCGAATACAATTCGATTGATAATACAAAATGGATCACAAGAATTCTATGAACTAGAAACTTCGAAAAAAATAATAGCTGCTATGCGCTCAGGTGGTGGCTACATAACTGAAGAAGACCTCATCCGTTACAAAACGATAGAACGAGAACCAATTGAGGTAAACTATCGCGATAAAAAAATCATTAGTTTTCCACCTCCTTCTTCCGGAGTGTTCTTGCTAGAAATACTTTCTATATTGAATTCTCAAGATCTTGATCAGTATAAAAAAGAAAATCCTATTGAATTCTATAGATTCTTTATTGAAGCAATGCGACAAGGATACAAGGATCGATCTGAGTATGGTGGAGATCCAAAATTTACCAATGTTCCCGTGGATGCAATATTATCATCTGCTTATACTGCAGATCAATTTCTCCAAATTAAAAGAATCGTTCTCGAAAAACCCAAATCCAATAAAAAGAATACAGATCAAATGCCGGAAACATTAGAATCTTATAATACTACTCATATTTCCGTAATTGATAAAGAAGGCAATGCTGTTAGTTCTACTCAATCTTTAAACTATATTTTTGGATCCAGGGTCGTTGCAAAAGGAACGGGACTTGTCCTAAATGATACAATGGATGATTTTTCTGTAGCAACAGGAACTCCCAATGCTTATGGTCTTGTTGGCGGACTTGCGAATTCAATTGAGCCTGGAAAGATACCACTATCTAGTATGTCTCCGACAATTGTTTTGGATGATAATAAGACTTGGCTTGTATTGGGTGCGCCTGGTGGATCATTTATTCCGACAGCGATTTTGAATACATTAGTCAATCGCATTGATTTCGACATGTCTTATTCTGATTCAGTATCAAGCTTGCGTGTTCATCATCAATATAAACCGGATCTCGTCTTTGCCGAAGAGGGGCTCAATAAAGATCTTGAACCTCTAGAGAAATATGGATATAAAATGAAGTTTACACCTAATAGAGCTAAGGTTTTTCTTGTAGAGAAAGATCGAAATGGTAGATTGCATGCGGTGTCAGATCCTCGAGGACAAGGAATTCCAGCAGTAGAATAAGGATGAATATGCTTGATCATTTTCTAAAAAATAAAAAAAATTCAAAGTTGCTTTCGAAAACTATCCTTGGACTAGAACGAGAAACCGTTCGCACAAGTAGCAAAGCTGAGATTAGCCAGAAAACTCATCCAATCGGTCTTGGATCTGCATATACTCATCCATTAATAAAAACAGATTTTTCAGAATCTCAAGTTGAATATTCTACTAAGCCGTCAGCGAAGACCAAGTCTGTCCTCAAGAACCTATCTGATCTGCATGTATTCACTTGGGAGAATCTAGATTCTGAAGGTTTGTGGCCATTTAGCATGCCACCCAAATTGCCTGAGTCGGAAGCCAAAATTCCACTCGCGATTTATGGAGATACGGAGGATGCAAAAAAGAAAACAATCTATCGTAACGGACTTGGCTTTCGTTACGGACGAAAAATGCAGACGATATCTGGAGTGCATGTCAATGTAAGCTTCTCGAAATCTCTTATGGAATGGGCGTCCATGCAGAGGTTTGGTAAAAAGTTAGACATTCATACTCAATCTCAGCTCTATTTAGATACAATTCGTAACTTCAATCGATATTCTTTTTTGATTTTATATTTTTTTGGAGCATCTCCGGCTATGGATAGTAGTTTTACGAAGAAGCTTCCTGGTTTAGAGAAATGGGATGATAATACCTTCTATGGACCACATGCAACAACTCTTCGTTTGAGCGAGTTAGGTTATACAAGCCAAGTGCAGAACAGTTTGTACATATCATTCAATAGTTTAAAAGAATATATCAATGGGCTTTGTAAAGCGATCAGTACAACTTTTGCTCCATATTCTCAATACAATCCGAAGAAATCCTCTTCTAAGCTAAAACAACTCAACGATTTCTATTTACAGATCGAAAATGAATATTACACACTTGTCCGTCCTAAGCAAATTCCGAGATCGGGTGAGCGACCGATCGATTCATTAAACGAGAGAGGAATTCGTTATATAGAAGTACGATGTATTGATGCTGATCCTTTCAGTCCTATTGG of Leptospira sp. GIMC2001 contains these proteins:
- a CDS encoding metal-sulfur cluster assembly factor; protein product: MIHLETEKDKEVFEQIQYVQDPEIGIAITELGLVYEVKTENDKALVKMTYTSMACPAGAQMKREVEEAALRVEGIDSVEVEIVWTPKWDPREMASEDAKDMLGIF
- the gshA gene encoding glutamate--cysteine ligase gives rise to the protein MLDHFLKNKKNSKLLSKTILGLERETVRTSSKAEISQKTHPIGLGSAYTHPLIKTDFSESQVEYSTKPSAKTKSVLKNLSDLHVFTWENLDSEGLWPFSMPPKLPESEAKIPLAIYGDTEDAKKKTIYRNGLGFRYGRKMQTISGVHVNVSFSKSLMEWASMQRFGKKLDIHTQSQLYLDTIRNFNRYSFLILYFFGASPAMDSSFTKKLPGLEKWDDNTFYGPHATTLRLSELGYTSQVQNSLYISFNSLKEYINGLCKAISTTFAPYSQYNPKKSSSKLKQLNDFYLQIENEYYTLVRPKQIPRSGERPIDSLNERGIRYIEVRCIDADPFSPIGVSEEAILFTQLYLLYCLLNDSPKMDEAEKKQWDNNQYEVVWNGRDLNTKYKVFEENKTIVEWGNQILDKLQGIAEFWDQETKSVKFTEVIKNQRFKLSHPEETPSGAILKIFERDKIGFLELGMRLSKKYMNYFSQRGIDSCLRSDLLEMSKVSFAELKKLEEADKIREKNLDKKHSKNLEIDKASEIIKTKNSDKSNRPTLVELAKVCCGRS
- the ggt gene encoding gamma-glutamyltransferase; the protein is MFPTKMSTYRKLSVSSGKLFNCIMIVMLILACKSSNTAFAQTGNEFAIATDHPLASQAGKQIYNAGGNVIDAFVAASFAISVLRPQSTSLAGGGFALIHWEKSQVTKAFDFRERAPMRASRKMYLNADNSVKPQASLFGFGSVAVPGNVRGLLDIHEKYGRLTREQVLTPSLRLAEEGFTVYPDLAEAIEKSQEQMSDDMKSIFSNQGRLLKAGEVLVQKDLANTIRLIIQNGSQEFYELETSKKIIAAMRSGGGYITEEDLIRYKTIEREPIEVNYRDKKIISFPPPSSGVFLLEILSILNSQDLDQYKKENPIEFYRFFIEAMRQGYKDRSEYGGDPKFTNVPVDAILSSAYTADQFLQIKRIVLEKPKSNKKNTDQMPETLESYNTTHISVIDKEGNAVSSTQSLNYIFGSRVVAKGTGLVLNDTMDDFSVATGTPNAYGLVGGLANSIEPGKIPLSSMSPTIVLDDNKTWLVLGAPGGSFIPTAILNTLVNRIDFDMSYSDSVSSLRVHHQYKPDLVFAEEGLNKDLEPLEKYGYKMKFTPNRAKVFLVEKDRNGRLHAVSDPRGQGIPAVE
- a CDS encoding cysteine desulfurase, which translates into the protein MLDAKRIKTDFPILQTTMNGKPLVYLDNAASSQKPFQVIDSVERYYREENANIHRGVYLLSQKATEKFEKTRIKISNFIKAQCAKAIIYTSGTTESINLVAQAWGRANVHEGDNVVLSHFEHHSNIVPWQMLTAEKKATLSYIGFDSDYMYDLSNLDSIITPKTKIVSISQMSNVTGSILNIKPIIEKARSVGALVFLDGAQGACHIPTNVKELDVDFYAFSAHKMLGPTGIGVLYGKEDILEAMPPWKGGGDMIENVELQYSTYAHLPAKLEAGTPNIAGVMGLASAIDYLNDIGLENIHEHEMSLMDYALEKIQEIPNITLYMPKDRKNRGGVLSFNMEGIHPTDIGTILDEEGIAVRTGHHCCQPFMKLNEIPGTCRASFYLYNTREDVDAFIQALKKVHKLFSKFVKA